In Variovorax paradoxus, a single genomic region encodes these proteins:
- the typA gene encoding translational GTPase TypA, whose amino-acid sequence MSTKQIRNIAIIAHVDHGKTTMVDQLLRQSGTFADHEKVVDTVMDNNAIEKERGITILAKNCAVTWQGTHINIVDTPGHADFGGEVERALSMVDGVVLLIDAQEGPMPQTRFVTKKALALGLKPILVVNKVDKPGANPDKVVNAAFDLFDKLGATDEQLDFPVVYASGINGWSSLEEGAPGEQWGPDMSALFDTILKHVPSQKGDPAAPLQLQISALDFSTFVGRIGVGRISQGTLKPMTDVVVMEGPDGKSIKGRVNQVLTFQGLDRVQATEAGPGEIVLINGIADIGIGVTITDPANPAPLPMLKVDEPTLTMNFCVNTSPLAGREGKFVTSRQIWDRLQKELQHNVALRVNETDEEGIFEVMGRGELHLTILLENMRREGYEMAVSKPRVVFRTVNGEKHEPIELVTADIEDQHQGGVMQALGERKGELVNMEPDGRGRVRLEYRIPARGLIGFTNEFLNLTRGSGLISNIFDSYEPHKGDIGGRKNGVLISMDDGEIFTYALGKLDDRGRMFVRANDPVYEGMIVGIHSRDNDLVVNATRTKQLTNFRVSGKEDAIKITPPIELTLEYGVEFIEDDELVEITPKSVRLRKRFLKEHERKRAGRDTSQG is encoded by the coding sequence ATGAGTACCAAGCAAATTCGCAATATCGCCATCATTGCCCACGTGGACCATGGCAAGACCACCATGGTCGACCAACTGCTGCGCCAGTCGGGAACCTTCGCCGATCACGAGAAAGTGGTCGATACGGTGATGGACAACAACGCGATCGAAAAAGAACGCGGCATCACGATTCTGGCCAAGAACTGCGCCGTGACCTGGCAAGGCACGCACATCAACATCGTCGACACCCCGGGCCACGCGGACTTCGGCGGTGAAGTGGAACGCGCGCTGTCGATGGTCGACGGCGTGGTGCTGCTGATCGACGCCCAGGAAGGCCCGATGCCGCAGACGCGCTTCGTGACCAAGAAGGCGCTGGCCCTCGGCCTGAAGCCGATCCTGGTGGTGAACAAGGTCGACAAGCCCGGCGCCAACCCCGACAAGGTGGTCAACGCCGCCTTCGACCTGTTCGACAAGCTCGGCGCGACCGACGAGCAGCTCGACTTCCCGGTGGTGTACGCCTCGGGCATCAACGGCTGGTCGTCGCTGGAAGAAGGCGCGCCCGGTGAGCAGTGGGGCCCCGACATGTCGGCCCTCTTCGACACCATCCTGAAGCACGTGCCGTCGCAAAAGGGCGACCCCGCCGCGCCGCTGCAGCTGCAGATTTCCGCGCTCGACTTCTCGACCTTCGTCGGCCGCATCGGCGTGGGCCGCATCAGCCAGGGCACGCTCAAGCCCATGACGGACGTCGTGGTCATGGAAGGTCCGGACGGCAAGTCGATCAAGGGGCGCGTCAACCAGGTGCTGACGTTCCAGGGCCTGGACCGCGTGCAAGCCACCGAAGCCGGCCCCGGCGAAATCGTGCTGATCAACGGCATTGCAGACATCGGCATCGGCGTGACCATCACCGACCCGGCCAACCCGGCACCGCTGCCGATGCTGAAGGTCGACGAACCCACGCTGACGATGAACTTCTGCGTCAACACCAGCCCGCTGGCCGGCCGCGAAGGCAAGTTCGTCACCAGCCGCCAGATCTGGGACCGCCTGCAGAAGGAACTGCAGCACAACGTGGCCCTTCGCGTGAACGAGACCGACGAAGAAGGCATCTTCGAAGTCATGGGCCGCGGCGAACTGCACCTGACCATCCTGCTGGAAAACATGCGTCGCGAAGGCTATGAAATGGCCGTCTCGAAGCCGCGCGTGGTGTTCCGCACCGTCAACGGCGAAAAGCACGAGCCCATCGAGCTGGTGACCGCCGACATCGAAGACCAGCACCAGGGCGGCGTGATGCAGGCACTGGGCGAGCGCAAGGGCGAACTGGTCAACATGGAACCGGACGGCCGTGGCCGCGTGCGCCTGGAGTACCGCATTCCGGCGCGTGGCCTGATCGGCTTCACCAACGAATTCCTGAACCTGACGCGTGGCTCGGGCCTCATCAGCAACATCTTCGACAGCTACGAGCCGCACAAGGGCGACATCGGCGGCCGCAAGAACGGCGTGCTGATCTCGATGGACGACGGTGAAATCTTCACCTACGCCCTGGGCAAGCTCGACGACCGCGGCCGCATGTTCGTGCGCGCCAACGACCCGGTGTACGAAGGCATGATCGTCGGCATCCACAGCCGCGACAACGACCTGGTGGTGAACGCCACGCGTACCAAGCAGCTGACCAACTTCCGCGTGAGCGGCAAGGAAGACGCGATCAAGATCACGCCCCCGATCGAACTCACGCTCGAATACGGCGTGGAATTCATCGAGGACGACGAACTGGTCGAAATCACGCCCAAGAGCGTTCGCCTGCGCAAGCGTTTCCTGAAGGAACACGAGCGCAAGCGCGCCGGCCGCGACACCTCGCAAGGCTGA